Proteins from a single region of Pseudopedobacter saltans DSM 12145:
- a CDS encoding TolB family protein codes for MHLYKIIISLKISYLLLIISTTTSHNVFAQFFNGSQNHPSVKFKQITQPGYQIIFPQDATEQAQKVANVLEHAIKDVSKSLGHSPRPISIILQIQTTEANGFVQMAPRRMELYTIPSQEFDFQDWLSSLVIHELRHVVQYDKLVPNLGAPLFEELKLALFGVNLPAWFFEGDATITETLLTEAGRGRQPIFDQSLRTNLLSNRKYSYSKNYLGSLKNITPNYYTLGYYMTAKLRYDYGKDILNSTLSRIGKFPLRPYNFSRSLKRNGAYTTTQLYTQTMQYLDSVWTVEKHKRIPQKYNPLNPVSLRQPSNYLLPLEISKDSILFLKTSLSEPNHIGILHDNIEQKITSIGPQLENNFSYANGKITWDEYRQDERYGKRTYNEINIYNLHTKKHSTLTKRSKSFSPALSKDGKNIAFVSVDDSGDFNLKEISLDQKITERAFPKFEGYILQTPSYSKDGKKVVVTGVNEKGKTILIYDKDKQLWTKLFEEERQLISRPIFALNGILYKAHYTGVENIFYFDLEKKKKYQISNSEFGATNASLVNSEDEILFNDYQADGYNIVKAILKPYKEISAPDTTQYNPIFLDRLKTQENTQNVFENIQYKTYPIKKYSELAHLFYFHSLTPIAENLDNDARIGFNLVSDNKLNTLSSSIGYAYNSSIGSNEFFSKISYKKYYPIFSVDYTNEENLSYARLPVQGGYKPVPFTWRESRTNFEVYVPFFKNWLNKGFSTGLRIGTSYIQKSDPSIRLIGYKKTLLFPMQYQLSLSYSTTKAARDLAPKFGISILANYQNYPFDNKVNGEFIYLKSAIFLPGMYTNHSFQLRYSQQHSSGTFVYNTSIPRARGYSHFSPIAKLENTMLLDYKLPIAYPDWELGPIAYIKRLRGGLFSDFENFNADKAFKSYGLSFGADMNLLRYYLPNFALDTRFIIPAQKNTSKNAIFEIGLTFNY; via the coding sequence ATGCATCTTTATAAAATAATAATATCATTAAAAATCAGTTACTTATTACTAATTATATCAACAACAACTTCACATAATGTTTTTGCGCAGTTTTTCAATGGAAGCCAAAACCACCCTAGTGTAAAGTTCAAGCAAATAACACAACCAGGTTATCAAATCATCTTTCCTCAGGATGCAACTGAACAAGCACAAAAAGTAGCCAATGTATTAGAACATGCAATCAAAGATGTCAGCAAAAGTTTAGGTCACTCCCCTCGCCCCATTAGTATCATTTTACAGATACAAACCACCGAAGCTAACGGCTTTGTGCAGATGGCTCCAAGGAGAATGGAATTATACACTATCCCATCACAGGAGTTCGACTTTCAAGACTGGCTAAGTAGTTTGGTTATACACGAACTCAGACACGTAGTTCAATATGACAAGTTGGTTCCAAATCTAGGAGCTCCTCTTTTTGAAGAACTGAAACTTGCTCTTTTTGGAGTCAATTTACCGGCTTGGTTTTTCGAAGGGGATGCCACAATCACCGAGACATTATTGACTGAAGCAGGAAGGGGAAGACAACCAATTTTTGATCAAAGTTTGAGAACCAACCTTCTTTCCAACAGAAAATATTCCTACTCAAAAAACTACCTGGGCTCATTAAAAAATATCACGCCCAATTACTACACCCTGGGATACTATATGACTGCCAAGTTGAGATATGATTATGGAAAAGACATTCTTAACAGCACACTTTCAAGAATAGGAAAATTCCCTTTAAGACCATACAACTTTAGTCGCTCTTTAAAGCGAAACGGAGCATACACTACTACTCAACTTTACACCCAAACCATGCAGTATTTGGATTCAGTTTGGACTGTAGAAAAACATAAAAGAATACCCCAAAAATATAACCCTCTAAATCCTGTATCTTTAAGACAACCGAGCAACTATTTACTCCCTCTAGAAATAAGCAAAGACAGTATCTTATTTTTAAAAACATCTCTTTCAGAACCTAATCATATTGGAATATTACATGACAATATAGAGCAAAAAATAACAAGCATTGGCCCTCAGTTAGAGAATAATTTTTCTTATGCAAACGGTAAAATCACGTGGGATGAATATCGGCAGGATGAACGTTACGGCAAAAGAACATACAACGAGATCAATATATATAATTTACACACTAAGAAACACTCAACACTAACAAAAAGGAGCAAAAGCTTCTCTCCCGCTCTCTCTAAAGACGGGAAAAATATAGCTTTTGTAAGTGTTGACGATTCCGGAGATTTTAACCTTAAAGAAATTAGTCTCGATCAGAAAATCACCGAGCGAGCTTTTCCAAAATTTGAAGGATATATACTGCAAACTCCAAGCTATAGCAAGGATGGGAAAAAAGTTGTTGTAACGGGTGTAAACGAAAAGGGTAAAACAATTTTAATTTATGACAAAGACAAACAGCTTTGGACAAAATTATTCGAAGAAGAAAGGCAACTTATTTCCCGCCCGATTTTTGCACTAAATGGAATTTTATACAAAGCTCATTATACCGGTGTAGAGAATATCTTTTATTTCGATCTGGAGAAGAAAAAAAAATATCAAATCAGCAATTCTGAATTTGGGGCTACAAATGCAAGTTTAGTAAACTCGGAAGACGAGATTTTATTTAACGATTACCAGGCAGATGGTTACAACATCGTAAAAGCTATTTTAAAGCCTTATAAAGAAATTTCAGCACCAGACACAACCCAATACAACCCTATCTTTTTAGATCGGCTTAAAACACAGGAAAACACTCAAAACGTATTCGAGAATATCCAATACAAGACTTATCCGATAAAAAAATATTCAGAGCTTGCACATCTTTTCTATTTCCATAGCTTAACTCCAATTGCAGAGAATCTGGACAATGATGCCCGCATAGGCTTTAATCTGGTTTCCGACAACAAGCTCAATACCCTTTCTTCTTCTATAGGTTATGCTTACAACTCAAGCATCGGCTCTAATGAATTTTTCTCTAAAATCAGCTACAAAAAATATTACCCCATATTTTCTGTGGATTATACAAATGAAGAAAATCTTTCCTATGCCAGACTCCCTGTACAGGGAGGATACAAACCCGTTCCGTTTACATGGCGAGAAAGCAGAACAAATTTCGAAGTATATGTACCATTTTTCAAAAACTGGCTCAATAAAGGTTTTTCAACCGGATTACGAATAGGTACTAGTTATATCCAAAAATCAGATCCTTCTATAAGACTTATAGGTTACAAAAAAACATTGTTATTTCCTATGCAGTATCAACTTTCCCTTTCTTACAGTACCACTAAAGCAGCTAGAGATTTGGCCCCTAAATTTGGTATCAGCATTTTGGCGAATTATCAAAATTACCCTTTCGATAATAAAGTGAATGGCGAATTCATTTATCTAAAATCAGCAATCTTTCTTCCGGGAATGTACACCAATCATAGCTTTCAATTGCGATACAGCCAACAACATTCCTCAGGAACCTTTGTTTATAACACAAGTATACCCAGAGCCAGAGGGTATAGCCACTTCTCTCCCATTGCAAAACTTGAAAACACGATGTTGCTAGATTATAAGCTTCCAATCGCTTATCCCGACTGGGAGCTAGGTCCAATCGCTTATATCAAAAGGCTAAGAGGCGGCCTCTTTTCAGACTTTGAAAACTTCAACGCAGACAAAGCTTTTAAAAGTTATGGACTTTCATTTGGTGCGGACATGAATTTATTGCGATATTACCTCCCAAATTTCGCATTAGATACAAGATTTATCATTCCAGCACAAAAAAATACATCAAAAAATGCGATATTCGAAATAGGTTTAACCTTCAACTATTAA
- a CDS encoding DeoR/GlpR family DNA-binding transcription regulator produces the protein MLKEERQNYIIRQINLHNKVLSSDLSVQLNVSEDTIRRDLNELAEAGKILKVHGGALSKSFQYPFQENNTYAKDSKKEIARKALRLIKNDMILLVSGGTTMIELARMLPDTLKCTIFTISPLVALELAEKPSINVILLGGQLSKSAHINTGSLTISQLSDIKVDLCIQGANSISIEDGLTDSDWEVVQIKKAMLKSAVKTVIICIAEKLNSSQKLRVCQLNAIDYLVTDLSPNDPLLSHYNTHLQII, from the coding sequence ATGTTAAAGGAAGAACGCCAGAATTACATCATCAGACAGATTAATCTTCACAACAAGGTTCTATCGTCAGATTTAAGCGTACAACTAAATGTATCTGAAGACACAATCAGAAGAGACCTGAATGAACTTGCCGAAGCGGGAAAGATTTTAAAAGTACATGGTGGCGCACTTTCGAAATCTTTTCAGTATCCGTTTCAGGAGAATAACACATACGCAAAAGATTCAAAAAAAGAAATCGCCAGAAAAGCCCTACGCTTAATTAAAAACGATATGATTTTATTGGTTAGCGGAGGCACGACAATGATTGAATTAGCCAGAATGCTTCCGGATACACTTAAATGTACAATTTTCACCATAAGCCCGTTGGTTGCGTTGGAATTAGCAGAAAAACCTTCTATTAATGTTATTTTATTGGGCGGACAATTGTCTAAAAGTGCACATATCAACACCGGATCGCTAACAATTAGTCAGCTTTCAGATATAAAGGTTGATCTCTGTATTCAGGGAGCAAATAGTATTTCTATAGAAGATGGTTTAACAGATTCAGACTGGGAAGTAGTACAAATTAAAAAAGCTATGCTAAAATCGGCAGTAAAAACCGTTATTATTTGTATTGCGGAGAAGTTAAACTCTTCACAAAAACTTCGTGTGTGCCAATTGAATGCTATAGATTATTTAGTTACTGATTTGAGCCCTAACGATCCCCTGTTAAGTCATTACAATACTCACTTGCAAATAATCTAG
- a CDS encoding DUF1697 domain-containing protein, producing the protein MEYCAFLRGVNVKGTNMKMADVCRVFEDTGMDKVSSVLASGNIIFSSGDNTDNLKSILEKAMSSRFNYDASLFILSELQIAELIKNNPYEQSNDLHIYIFIGNRGVEEILLKEFQQSLKTELERGKIVKNAFYWQVPKGNTLDSTFGKVLGKKSLKDQFTSRNINTIEKILKKMS; encoded by the coding sequence ATGGAATATTGTGCTTTTCTTAGAGGTGTAAATGTAAAAGGGACTAACATGAAAATGGCAGACGTTTGTCGTGTTTTCGAAGATACCGGAATGGACAAAGTCAGTTCTGTCCTGGCGAGTGGAAATATTATTTTCTCTTCAGGAGACAACACAGACAATCTGAAATCTATTTTAGAAAAAGCAATGTCTTCCCGTTTTAATTATGATGCCTCTTTATTTATCCTAAGCGAACTACAAATAGCAGAACTTATTAAAAACAATCCGTACGAACAATCAAACGATCTGCATATTTATATTTTTATTGGGAATAGAGGAGTCGAAGAAATTTTATTGAAAGAATTTCAGCAATCTTTAAAAACAGAACTGGAGAGGGGAAAAATTGTAAAAAATGCATTTTATTGGCAAGTTCCAAAAGGAAACACCTTAGACTCTACGTTTGGTAAGGTTTTAGGAAAAAAAAGCTTAAAAGATCAATTTACATCCAGAAACATAAATACGATCGAAAAAATACTAAAGAAAATGAGTTAG
- a CDS encoding aldo/keto reductase — protein sequence MEKRELGKSGIFVSPITFGGNVFGWTINESRSFELLDIFLDSGFDFIDTADTYSYWANGNVGGESETIIGNWVKSRGNREKVKIATKVGSENREHGKNITKDYILKTVEGSLKRLQTDYIDLYQTHWDVLETPVEETLSAYDKLIKEGKVRAIGASNLSAERLKESLEVSDKGLPRYQTFQPHYNLYAREGFEKELEQLCLDNNLGVINYSSLESGFLTGKYRTEEDLVKSVRGEGMAKYFNERGKRILTALDEVAAKHNSAPAAVSMAWLLKRPSITAPIVSATTKDQLNSILSAASLNLDSQDIEKLNQASVY from the coding sequence ATGGAAAAAAGAGAACTTGGGAAATCCGGGATTTTCGTATCTCCAATAACTTTTGGAGGCAATGTTTTTGGTTGGACTATTAATGAAAGCCGCTCATTCGAATTGTTAGACATATTTCTTGATTCGGGGTTTGATTTTATTGATACCGCTGATACCTATTCTTATTGGGCTAATGGAAATGTTGGCGGTGAATCTGAAACTATTATAGGGAACTGGGTCAAGTCCAGAGGAAATAGAGAAAAAGTGAAAATAGCCACGAAAGTCGGATCGGAAAATCGTGAACATGGGAAAAATATAACCAAAGATTACATTTTAAAAACTGTAGAAGGATCGTTGAAACGCCTTCAAACCGATTATATAGACCTTTATCAAACACATTGGGATGTACTGGAAACGCCTGTTGAGGAAACATTATCTGCTTATGATAAATTAATTAAAGAAGGAAAAGTAAGAGCCATAGGAGCATCTAATCTTTCGGCAGAAAGGCTGAAAGAATCTTTAGAAGTATCGGACAAAGGTTTGCCAAGGTATCAGACATTTCAACCTCATTATAACCTATATGCAAGAGAAGGCTTCGAAAAGGAATTAGAGCAATTATGTTTGGATAATAATCTGGGAGTAATTAATTATTCTTCTTTAGAATCCGGCTTTTTAACCGGCAAATACAGAACTGAAGAAGATTTGGTTAAAAGTGTGAGAGGAGAAGGAATGGCTAAGTATTTTAATGAAAGAGGGAAAAGGATCCTGACTGCCTTAGATGAGGTTGCTGCGAAACATAATAGTGCTCCGGCTGCGGTATCTATGGCATGGTTATTAAAAAGACCGTCTATAACGGCGCCGATTGTAAGTGCTACAACAAAGGATCAGTTGAATAGTATTCTATCTGCTGCTTCTTTAAATTTAGATTCTCAGGATATAGAAAAGCTAAATCAAGCCAGTGTTTATTAG
- a CDS encoding SusD/RagB family nutrient-binding outer membrane lipoprotein: MKKMKFNTIMLALGGICLLVSCNKQLDINDDPEKLKGSQVTVAGLLPSAIQQTATSFWNAGQYGNFYPQYLAGNSGQAANIDSYNPYGFDNIWESAYLRALPTLKDMIDRAEQANLPHYAGIGKLLTALTLMQCSDIWGDIPYSEAFSQAANLSPKYDSQEQLYNVTIKGLLDNAITDLSKPLPDLAASRVGTTDLIYKGDIPKWLRAAYSARARYYIHLSKKNVANAALAVADAKNGFNKDTGAEDLQLSYTSERNHPWYTNLSIATPASRYARPSKYIIDLMNGTRYPGLVDPRLPILVDNGGAAVYIGRPVGTQDNEQGANLANTDITANTYYGKMTSPVPIITYSEIQFIKAEALFATDKQLAYEAYLEGIRSSMLKFGVSAGNISTYTSSPLIAKGANNFTLADIMMQKYIALFLQMETWTDMRRYQYDTNVYIGLTKPFKNLLGTEWVQRGNYADNEPGRNPNVPKVASQAVKIWLFQ, translated from the coding sequence ATGAAAAAGATGAAATTTAACACCATTATGCTTGCCTTAGGAGGAATCTGCTTGCTGGTATCCTGTAACAAGCAATTGGATATTAACGATGATCCTGAGAAGTTAAAAGGGTCTCAGGTTACGGTTGCAGGCTTGCTTCCTTCTGCCATTCAACAAACGGCAACTTCTTTTTGGAATGCAGGCCAATATGGTAACTTTTATCCGCAATATCTTGCAGGTAATTCAGGACAAGCGGCAAACATAGATTCTTATAACCCCTATGGGTTTGATAATATATGGGAATCTGCTTATCTAAGGGCGTTACCCACTCTAAAAGATATGATAGATAGAGCAGAACAGGCAAACTTGCCCCATTACGCGGGTATTGGTAAGTTGTTGACAGCTTTAACACTGATGCAGTGTTCCGACATTTGGGGTGATATTCCTTATTCCGAGGCTTTTAGCCAGGCCGCAAATTTGAGCCCTAAATATGATTCACAGGAACAACTTTATAATGTCACTATTAAAGGGTTGCTTGATAATGCGATTACTGATTTATCAAAGCCATTACCAGATTTGGCTGCTTCGAGAGTAGGAACAACCGATTTGATTTATAAAGGAGATATTCCGAAATGGCTTAGGGCTGCTTATTCTGCCAGAGCTCGTTATTATATCCATCTTTCCAAGAAAAATGTGGCAAACGCTGCATTGGCAGTTGCAGATGCCAAGAATGGATTTAACAAAGATACCGGAGCTGAGGATTTACAATTGTCTTATACTTCTGAAAGGAATCATCCGTGGTATACCAACCTGTCCATTGCCACCCCAGCTTCCAGATATGCCAGGCCATCTAAATACATTATTGATTTGATGAACGGTACAAGATATCCTGGACTTGTGGATCCAAGATTGCCAATTCTGGTTGATAACGGCGGTGCAGCTGTTTATATCGGCAGACCGGTAGGAACTCAGGATAACGAACAGGGAGCTAACCTGGCCAATACTGATATTACCGCGAATACCTACTATGGTAAAATGACTTCTCCGGTTCCAATTATTACCTATTCTGAGATTCAGTTTATTAAAGCCGAAGCATTGTTTGCAACAGATAAGCAACTTGCTTACGAAGCCTATCTGGAAGGAATAAGAAGCAGCATGCTGAAGTTTGGTGTCAGTGCAGGGAATATTAGTACATATACTAGCAGCCCTTTGATAGCTAAGGGAGCTAATAATTTTACTTTGGCTGATATCATGATGCAAAAATACATTGCTTTGTTCTTGCAAATGGAAACATGGACGGATATGAGAAGATACCAGTACGATACCAATGTTTATATAGGATTGACGAAACCATTTAAGAATTTATTAGGTACAGAATGGGTTCAGCGGGGGAATTATGCAGATAATGAGCCGGGAAGAAATCCTAATGTTCCGAAAGTAGCCAGTCAGGCAGTGAAAATATGGTTGTTTCAGTAA
- a CDS encoding SusC/RagA family TonB-linked outer membrane protein, producing MNKKLRLLLLFFFLCIQAITAQEKTIRGVVKSAADNMPLAGVAVTIKNSSAGTQTNPEGKFTLKAKPTDVLVFSYLGFVTQEKTVSNDNDLNISMVESSQALSEVIVTALGVRQNKRSLGYSVQEISAKDLESTNQTNALNALKGKVVGVQVTGSGGAAGSGSRVQVRGINSLSPSADNQPLFVIDGIPVSNATDNFTSNAGTSINDNFQTTNRIADLNPDDIETMTVLKGPAASVLYGLRAANGAIVITTKSGKSGRTEVSYKTSYSLDNVVKTPPIQTRYGNGNNGALASSVNTWGPPIGPDTKVYNPYDSFFGTGHQFQNSLTISGGNEKASYYTSFSNFDQNGVTPNSDYGKTSIKLSANYKTSEKLKFDASANYIKSGGTNPRTGISSGAIFYLMRHTNTVDPADYLNPDGSQKVYNTAIDNPFYFAHNSFLTDNVNRIIGTAGVDYSPNSWLNFNYKIGIDNYSDFRQSFNEVGLLVSRQGSMTEQRIGYTEINSNFLARGTKQFTDDFSATLLVGQSITDIKRSNLVTSGSQAVVANLRSINNYVVYTTTSIRPERYIIGVFGDLKLNYKNQLFLDLTARNDWSSTLPKDNRSFFYPSASLSYVFSDALKLDNDSFLSFGKLRASYAEVGKDADPYQIGIYYNTLPAFAGVSGITRVTTFGSETLRPERTKGLEFGTELRFLKDRIMLDVNYAITNSVDQIVPVPVSYASGFDLWVTNAGEIRNNSLEMLLNANLVKTTDFSLDVNLNWSQTKGRVLSMPEGVNEITFNPESPWNKQIIKKGGRPGDWYGWPYIRVKDDPSGKYNGELLIGPDGYPIVPQPLSDNYLIGNAFPDWIGGLGSSLSYKNFDFSFQFSFRKGGYVNDIVKWQRYITGIGAETEMRNTIVVFKGVKNTGTAQAPQYVPNDIQVNIDQNFYNNAFQYRLASENNGFQDGSWIRLQNVALGYRLPKSALPKSGFVKSASVSVTANNLWLTTPFVGFDPESSTYGSASNAVGYVGTGIPATRNIYFGLNVTF from the coding sequence ATGAACAAGAAACTACGGTTATTACTTTTGTTCTTCTTTTTGTGCATACAAGCAATTACCGCACAAGAGAAAACAATTCGGGGTGTAGTTAAATCAGCGGCTGATAATATGCCGCTGGCGGGTGTAGCGGTTACAATTAAGAATTCTAGCGCAGGTACACAAACTAACCCAGAGGGTAAATTTACCCTAAAAGCTAAACCAACAGATGTTTTGGTGTTTTCGTATTTGGGTTTCGTAACGCAGGAAAAAACTGTGTCGAATGACAATGATCTAAACATTTCGATGGTAGAAAGCAGCCAGGCTTTAAGCGAGGTAATAGTTACAGCGCTGGGAGTTAGGCAAAATAAAAGATCTCTGGGGTACTCGGTGCAGGAGATCAGTGCCAAAGACTTGGAGTCTACTAATCAAACAAATGCTCTGAATGCACTTAAGGGGAAAGTAGTCGGTGTGCAAGTCACCGGATCCGGAGGAGCGGCGGGATCTGGTTCTAGGGTTCAGGTAAGGGGGATAAATTCCTTAAGTCCAAGTGCAGACAATCAGCCTTTGTTTGTGATAGATGGGATTCCGGTTTCGAATGCAACGGATAATTTTACTTCAAATGCCGGTACGTCGATCAATGATAATTTTCAGACGACAAATCGTATAGCGGATCTCAATCCAGATGATATTGAAACTATGACTGTGCTGAAAGGCCCGGCGGCGTCAGTGCTTTATGGTCTGCGGGCGGCAAACGGAGCCATCGTTATTACAACCAAATCAGGAAAATCCGGAAGGACAGAGGTGTCATATAAGACTTCTTATAGTTTAGATAACGTGGTTAAAACACCGCCAATTCAGACACGATATGGTAATGGAAATAACGGCGCCCTGGCCAGTAGTGTAAATACCTGGGGACCACCAATAGGTCCCGATACAAAGGTTTATAATCCCTATGATTCGTTTTTCGGAACTGGCCACCAATTTCAGAACTCCTTAACTATAAGCGGAGGTAATGAAAAAGCTAGTTATTATACCTCATTCTCAAATTTTGACCAGAATGGAGTTACCCCAAATTCAGATTATGGAAAAACTTCAATAAAACTTTCAGCCAATTACAAAACATCGGAAAAATTGAAATTCGATGCTTCTGCCAACTATATAAAATCGGGAGGCACCAATCCAAGAACGGGGATAAGTTCTGGTGCTATTTTCTATCTTATGCGTCATACCAACACCGTTGACCCTGCAGACTACCTAAATCCAGATGGATCTCAAAAAGTGTATAACACAGCGATAGATAACCCCTTTTATTTTGCACATAACTCTTTCTTAACCGATAATGTAAACAGGATTATTGGAACGGCCGGCGTAGATTATTCGCCTAATAGCTGGCTGAACTTCAATTATAAGATAGGGATTGATAATTACTCTGATTTTAGACAATCTTTTAATGAGGTTGGGCTTTTGGTATCCAGACAAGGCTCTATGACTGAACAGAGAATAGGTTACACAGAAATCAATTCGAATTTTTTAGCGAGAGGAACCAAGCAATTTACAGATGATTTCTCGGCAACTTTATTGGTAGGACAGTCTATCACCGATATAAAGCGCAGTAATTTAGTGACTTCAGGTTCACAGGCCGTAGTGGCTAATCTTCGAAGTATAAATAATTATGTAGTTTATACTACAACTTCTATCCGGCCGGAAAGATATATCATTGGGGTATTTGGAGATTTAAAGCTTAACTATAAAAATCAGCTATTTTTGGATTTAACCGCCAGAAATGACTGGTCCTCTACGCTTCCAAAAGATAATCGTTCATTCTTTTATCCATCCGCCAGTTTAAGTTATGTTTTCAGCGACGCGTTAAAGCTGGATAATGATTCTTTTTTGTCGTTTGGAAAGCTAAGGGCGTCTTACGCTGAGGTGGGGAAAGACGCTGATCCCTACCAAATAGGTATTTATTATAATACCTTGCCAGCCTTTGCAGGTGTAAGTGGTATCACGAGAGTAACTACTTTCGGTTCAGAGACTTTAAGACCTGAGCGCACAAAAGGACTAGAATTTGGAACAGAATTAAGATTCCTGAAAGACCGGATTATGTTGGATGTAAACTATGCGATTACGAATAGTGTGGATCAGATTGTTCCTGTTCCGGTAAGTTATGCAAGTGGTTTTGATTTGTGGGTAACAAATGCCGGCGAAATCAGAAATAATTCTTTAGAAATGCTTCTTAATGCGAACTTGGTTAAAACCACGGATTTTAGTTTAGATGTGAACCTAAATTGGTCTCAAACAAAAGGCAGAGTGCTTTCGATGCCAGAAGGAGTAAATGAAATTACTTTCAATCCCGAAAGTCCATGGAATAAACAAATTATTAAAAAAGGAGGCAGACCCGGAGATTGGTATGGTTGGCCTTATATAAGGGTTAAGGATGATCCATCCGGAAAATATAACGGAGAGCTTCTAATTGGCCCTGACGGATATCCCATTGTTCCGCAACCACTATCGGACAATTACCTTATAGGTAACGCCTTCCCTGATTGGATTGGTGGGTTAGGATCTTCATTATCTTACAAAAATTTTGATTTCTCCTTTCAATTCAGCTTCAGAAAAGGTGGTTACGTTAATGATATTGTAAAATGGCAGCGTTACATTACCGGAATTGGAGCTGAAACGGAAATGCGTAATACTATTGTAGTATTTAAAGGTGTGAAAAATACAGGAACAGCGCAGGCGCCACAATATGTTCCCAATGATATACAAGTTAATATAGACCAAAATTTTTATAATAACGCTTTCCAATATAGGTTGGCTTCGGAAAATAACGGTTTCCAAGATGGTTCCTGGATAAGGCTTCAGAATGTAGCTTTGGGATATAGATTGCCAAAATCTGCTTTGCCAAAAAGTGGTTTTGTTAAATCTGCTTCTGTTTCTGTTACGGCCAATAATTTATGGCTTACAACGCCTTTTGTAGGTTTTGATCCGGAATCCAGTACTTACGGATCTGCATCAAATGCGGTAGGTTATGTAGGAACAGGTATACCGGCTACAAGGAATATTTATTTTGGACTAAATGTTACATTCTAA